One Papaver somniferum cultivar HN1 chromosome 10, ASM357369v1, whole genome shotgun sequence genomic window carries:
- the LOC113315595 gene encoding uncharacterized protein LOC113315595 yields MYPSSSEIDADLERFRRFHPGGTLLCVPNAKNLSNEEVRGMFNISKSVKFTKMMNPTDPVCNDEVVVNLYQLACGFSMPVDSFTRSLLNAWGISSHQMHPSLCSALKRVLSIFKTYHRFILPADVQKFITPLGGQIPDDDSSDVRIEKFFDLPRSLFDVSLSDEFVDWRYDRDLNANEISTPTHAVPLNQRPGVTVIESDSESYDGCSPKAPEMNSIETDYLQGSSSPSSLIRIRRRHYKTKTAGATSSGAHDFGVSNGKTRFKRLRKVNAWLTKDILLKKQARVVQCCPVGGIAPAFDGNRESTNSGSSDEVLGTNTESSNDISSGCPSPFTDLGDAEVPSGREAVRGNDFSNTLFADDTSSSKDNATTSHDAALSPDCRETTRDNEESVIQPSLPSEPLSNFAVFSDVGMMGSGSTNPCPENENVRVCRPTSIPQSDPGISRPSVASPSPVQSITEPDHNILLQTMTEHFNQFLKFATQLNGVLRQHALEGGADAGLRLENIRLESKNSELSVATGVLTEELAGARQELANSKSRELQLKLSLEEIGGVLPDSWEN; encoded by the exons ATGTATCCTTCCTCTTCGGAAATTGATGCTGACCTCGAACGATTTAGACGATTTCACCCCGGTGGCACCTTACTGTGCGTTCCGAATGCTAAGAATCTTTCTAATGAGGAAGTTCGGGGGATGTTTAACATTTCGAAATCTGTAAAATTTACTAAGATGATGAATCCGACTGACCCGGTTTGTAACGATGAGGTGGTAGTCAATCTTTATCAGCTCGCCTGCGGATTCTCAATGCCCGTGGACTCTTTTACTCGTTCGCTCCTTAATGCATGGGGAATTTCATCGCACCAGATGCATCCATCTCTTTGTTCTGCGTTGAAGCGAGTGCTTTCCATATTCAAGACCTACCATCGCTTCATATTGCCGGCAGACGTTCAAAAGTTTATAACTCCATTAGGTGGACAGATACCTG ATGATGACAGCAGCGACGTTCGTATAGAAAAATTCTTCGATCTACCAAGGAGCCTGTTTGATGTGTCACTTTCTGATGAGTTTGTTGATTGGCGTTATGATAGAGATCTGAATGCCAATGAAATATCAACCCCAACTCATGCTGTTCCTCTTAATCAAAGGCCTGGAGTTACTGTCATCGAATCCGACTCCGAGTCCTATGACGGTTGTTCTCCTAAAGCACCCGAAATGAATTCAATAGAGACCGATTATCTTCAAGGATCTTCCTCTCCTTCTAGTTTGATTAGAATTCGCCGAAGACATTATAAAACAAAAACGGCTGGTGCTACTTCCTCAGGCGCCCATGATTTTGGAGTTAGCAATGGAAAAACACGTTTCAAGAGGCTTCGTAAAG TAAACGCTTGGTTAACAAAGGATATTCTTTTAAAGAAGCAAGCTCGTGTTGTCCAGTGTTGTCCAGTAGGTGGAATCGCCCCTGCCTTTGACGGAAATAGAGAGAGCACGAATTCAGGTTCTAGTGATGAGGTTCTTGGAACGAACACTGAAAGTTCTAACGATATCTCTTCTGGATGTCCTAGTCCTTTTACCGACTTGGGTGATGCTGAAGTTCCTTCAGGAAGAGAAGCCGTAAGAGGAAATGATTTCTCCAACACTCTTTTTGCTGACGACACCTCATCTAGTAAAGACAATGCGACAACTTCCCATGATGCTGCTTTATCACCAG ACTGCAGAGAAACTACTCGTGATAATGAAGAAAGTGTTATCCAACCATCTTTGCCATCTGAACCCTTGTCCAATTTTGCTGTATTTTCTGACGTTGGGATGATGGGAAGTGGCTCGACTAACCCTTGTCCGGAAAATGAAAATGTTAGAGTATGCCGACCCACTTCAATCCCGCAATCTGACCCTGGCATTAGTCGACCTTCCGTTGCCTCTCCATCTCCAGTTCAGTCGATAACCGAGCCCGATCACAACATTTTGCTTCAAACCATGACAGAACATTTCAACCAA TTTCTTAAATTTGCGACTCAACTGAATGGTGTGCTAAGACAACATGCTTTGGAAGGTGGTGCTGATGCCGGTTTGAGACTGGAAAACATACGGTTGGAGAGCAAAAATAGTGAGTTGTCTGTCGCTACAGGGGTGCTGACTGAGGAGTTGGCTGGAGCGCGCCAGGAGTTAGCTAACTCGAAATCCCGTGAATTGCAGCTGAAACTATCTTTGGAAGAAATCGGAGGTGTACTTCCAGATTCTTGGGAGAACTGA